A segment of the Stigmatopora nigra isolate UIUO_SnigA chromosome 15, RoL_Snig_1.1, whole genome shotgun sequence genome:
atgtatatgtatatgtagacatgtatacatatgtatatgtatacatgtacatatatatgtatacatgtacatatatatgtatacatgtacatgtatacatatgtatacatgtacatgtatacatatgtatacatgtacatgtatacatatgtatacatgtacatgtatacatatgtatacatgtacatgtatacatatgtatacatgtacatgtatacatatgtatacatgtacatgtatacatatgtatacatgtacatgtatacatatatatgtacatgtgtacatgagtacatgtgtacatgagtacatgtgtacatgtgtacatgtgtacatgtgtacatgtgtacatgtgtacatgtgtacatgtgtacatgtgtacatgtgtacatgtgtacatgtgtacatgtgtacatgtgtacatgtgtacatgtatacatgtgtacatgtatacatgtgtacatgtatacatgtgtacatgtatacatgtgtacatgtatacatgtgtacatgtatacacgtgtacatgtatacacgtgtacacgtgtacacgtgtacacgtgtacatgtatacacgtgtacatgtgtacatgtgtacatgtgtacatgtatacatgtgtacatatgtatatgtgtatatatatttatatgtatacttAATGCAAcacacttattattattaataattatttacttatttatgtctaaaatgtcttttgctgtgtctgtattctcaacctcttgctacaatgacagtgacatttcccaaatacaggatgactaaagatatctaatctaatttaaaataatctaatctagCGGTTTACCATATTGCttacagtcatcatttttttctatgcaaTGTTGTTGCGTATTTGTCCATCCTTACTTGGGGTTAATGAGGCAGTAGTTGTTGGTCATATTAGTGATCTCAATAGTGACGCTCCTTTTGCTCGCCACGTCGGCGGCCACAGCTTCGGCAGATTCCGTCATGTCGGCTGCCGGGGAAAAGTGACAAAAGTAAAGAAAAGTCTGTACTTTCGCATACTTTCCTCCCCCCCATCATCCTAATCATCTCCAAAAAGCTTCCATCTAAAACATCTTCTTGACCTATACTCCGCTGACATtgctcctcctccgccgccgccgttctGCCGACCTTCCGAGGCCCGGGCCCAGCGCCCGCGCTTATGAATGATGGATCGGCGGCGGATAATGAGATGTGCGAGGTGCGGCGTAGAGGGAGAAACGCTTCGACCTGACCGTCCGTCGCCTAATTAGGAAGCCCACCTTTTCAATTACGCTTCCCCCAGTGgagttaaaaaactaaaaaaaaaaacccacagccCCTCAAATCGCTTCACCGAGTCAAAAGTACCTAACAAAAAATctcttacctttttttttttcagacgaCCTGAAGGCACTCCAAATCCAAAGTgggaaaaatggaggaaataCTGAAGGGGGCGGAGCTTATCCTTTTTAAAGTGGAGGACAACACCCTGTAAATCAGCCCTCCAGTCAGTAAGTCATGCAAAACCCCCTTCGTCTATTATATGGAAGCAAATATATCTTTCACCAGAGACACACCCAAGTTTTGCAGTGTGTATTTTACCCGAGTAAATACGGGATCTAAAGTATCCCGTTTTTTTTATCCTGGTTTTTGTGTGAGTCGAGGTTGTTGCGCAATGTCTGTAAAGGCCTACGAGTTGAGGCGAGTTTTGGAATTCTTTACCGTGGTGGGCGGGGCCTTTTTGGGGGTCTTTAGGTCTGGTTTTTAGTGGGTTGTTGAACAGGAGGTATTGacgtaatacaaaaaaactgtgTTATTGCATTCTATACAGATTGGGACATGTTGAGGCTAATTTTCCAGCGTTCGTATCATATTTTGGATTTAACGTTCGCCCTTCCTTGTTCGTGGAGGTCTCAATTTACAAGGTTAACCTTATAAATGTTAGAATTCCAAGGCCAAAAATCTATCAAATGAAGTTTTCCTTTAAAACTAAACACCAATTGTCCAAAAGCTTAACTCACttagcatattttctcgcatattagccatatttgtcgcaaaaaaataaCGATTCAATTGACAGTATgtcttatatgcgcacaaactTCACGTGAacaaaacgccataatgcaagagTTTTTCCTATATGGTACTTTATTTAATTGTGTTATAAagtccaaatgtattttattttacaggaaTGGATTGGTCAAATCTTGGAAGAAGACCATCAGGTTCAAATCGTCAAGCTGGGCCCTTCACCTTCAAACTCTCCTCCATTCAGTGCAGTGAGTCCAAAATATGGATGCCACATTGACTGTGTTTCTGCCACTGAAATgcatgtcttttgtttttttatctgtttttgtcCTGTTCAGTATGCCACCTGATAAAGGACTCTGGTGACGACACTGCAGATGTTTAAGATCCTGGCCCTCAACCTGCTCGCCTATAGCCAGTCTGTACTTTACTTGGAGGGGGTCAAGTTTAGTGATTTCCAGGCCACCTTACAAGGTTTGCTATTGGCGGGATGCTTCCTCTTCATCTCAAGGTCAAAGGTGAGCTTTTGCTTTAGtaggaaaagaaaaatctgttccacatgtgtcatatttttttcattttcactttgttcCTCTCACTCAGCCACTGAAAACACTGTCACGGGAGCGGCCATTGCCCAACATCTTCAACCTTTACACCGTGTTGACGGTCCTGCTGCAGTTTGCCGTCCACTTCTGTAGTCTAGTTTTCCTTTACAAAGAAGCGCAGAGCAGAAGTCCGCCCAGGTAAGATCAAAAAAGCGGAAGCTGTCTACTCGTGCTGCTAAAATATCAACTTCCATCTTTTGTACTTTGACAGAGAGGATCAGTTTGCGGACCTGTATAAAGAATTTGAACCCAGTCTCATCAACAGTACGGTCTATATCATGTCCATGGCTATGCAGATGGCCACATTTGCCATTAACTACAAGGTATACAACTAACTtatcctttttttattctttgtgtatgtatgtatgttgcgtatgtatgtatgtatgtatgtacgtatgtacatacatacgtacgtaggtacgtatgtatatatgtatgtacgtacctacgtacgtatgtatgtacgtacgtacatacatatatacatacgtacatacatacgtatgtacatacatacgtatgtatgtacgtatgtacatacatatatacatacgtacatacatacgtatgtacatacataggTATGTACTTATGCAGAGACAAACATGAGAACGTTTGTGCACTTTATTATCAATGAGACATGTTACACATtatttgtcgttttttggctacattttttttaacctgcacCCGTTTGTCATTTTCAGGCTGGGCTGGAGACATTTTCCTGCAAATGCAGATGGATACATTCACCATTAACTACAAGGTAAACAACTAACTTATccttttttattctttgtgtatgtgtatacatgtgtatgtatatatatatatatatatatatatatatatatatatatatatatatatatatatatatatatatatatatatatatatatatatatatatatatatatatatatatatatatatatatatatatatatatatatatatatatatatatatatatatatatatatatatatatatatatatatatatatatatatatatatatatatatatatatatatatatatatatatatatatatatatatatatatatatatatatatatatatatatatatatatatatatatatatatatatatatatatatatatatatatatatatatatatatatatatatatatatatatatatatatatatatatatatatatatatatatatatatatatatatatatatatatatatatatatatatatatatatatatatatatatatatatatatatatatatatatatatatatatatatatatatatatatatatatatatatatatatatatatatatatatatatatatatatatatatatatatatatatatatatatatatatatatatatatatatatatatatatatatatatatatatatatatatatatatatatatatatatatatatatatatatatatatatatatatatatatatatatatatatatatatatatatatatatatatatatatatatatatatatatatatatatatatatatatatatatatatatatatatatatatatatatatatatatatatatatatatatatatatatatatatatatatatatatatatatatatatatatatatatatatatatatatatatatatatatatatatatatatatatatatatatatatatatatatatatatatatatatatatatatatatatatatatatatatatatatatatatatatatatatatatatatatatatatatatatatatatatatatatatatatatatatatatatatatatatatatatatatatatatatatatatatatatatatatatatatatatatatatatatatatatatatatatatatatatatatatatatatatatatatatatatatatatatatatatatatatatatatatatatatatatatatatatatatatatatatatatatatatatatatatatatatatatatatatatatatatatatatatatatatatatatatatatacatacacgtgtatatatatatacatacacgtgtatatatatatacatacacgtgtatatatatatacatacacgtgtatatatatatacatacacgtgtatatatatatatacacgtgtatatatatatgcatgtatatacgtacacatgtatatatatgcatgcatgtatatacgtacatgtacgtatacatatacatacgtatatgcGTACATGTATTTACACCTGTCTgtctaacaaacaaacaaatgagaaCAATTGTGAGCTTTATTATCAATGACAAAGGATTAAAGGCATGTTTCACAGGCACCAGTCGACAATTCAATTTCAGTAAACTaacttgtcattttttggctACAATTACCTGCAAATGACCCAAAACCACGACCAACTTGACTGACTAGCGACTCAACTGATCGTAAAACTCCACTTTGATGATCGCTTTGCCCACAGTAGACATGGTGGCCCTCACGTCCACCTGCTGGGTCCCGAAGACCAGACCGGAGCCGCTGGCGTCCGCCCGGGTGAAGTCGCTGGTATCCTTGCCGTCGTACATCCGCTGGTACGTCTTGTCGTCGCAGGCGAGCGCCGTCGCCAAGATACCCACCGCCAGCTTGTTCTTGTACAGGTTGCGGTCGTACGGGACGGAGAACATGACGGCCATGCGGTGGGAGCAAGCACGGCTCTGCATGTGGAAAAGGTCGTAGGTCAGCAGGCCCACCGCGCCGGTGGCCGTGTGGTCATCTTTTTCGAAGGAGCACAGCTCCGTCTGCCCGCTGCGAACGGTGGGCTGCGGCGGGTGGTGACAGAAGCCGCTCGACATGTAAACCCTGAGGACGTAAAGAAAACACGCTGTAAGACATGCTCATCGTGATGCATTCAGGTACAaagtttctttctttctttattgaCGGTAGCCTGTGACACATTTactgacaaacattttttttttttacagactaaACGCCTAAGCAACCTGGTAGCTGAGTGGACACCTGTGTGGAAAAGTGACCTGTACTACAACAAAATTGTCTTGCTATACATTGTCTTGCAATACAAAGTCTTTCTATACAAaaaattgtctttgtttttaccTAACAGCCTtgctatactgtgtcgtttttgaagataaaaagctttactatataCTGTCTCGTTTTTTTGctaataaaagccttactatactatgttgtttttggcgataaaaagccttactatactttgtcgtttttttgcgaaaaaaagccttactatactatgtcgtttttttgcgataaaaagccttactatactatgtcgttttttgggaaaaaaagccttactatactatgtcgtttttttgcgaaaaaaagccttactatactatgtcgtttttttgcgaaaaaaagccttactatactgtcgttttttggcgataaaaagccttactatagtatgtcgttttttggcgataaaaagccttactatactatgtcgtttttttgcgaaaaaagccttactatactatgtcgttttttgcgataaaaagccttactatactatgtcgttttttcgcgataaaaagccttactatactatgtcgttttttgcgataaaaagccttactatactatgtcgtttttttgcgaaaaaaagccttactatactatgtcgttttttggcgataaaaagccttactatactatgtcgtttttgcgataaaaagccttactatactatgtcgtttttttgcgaaaaagagccttactatactatgtcgtttttttgcgaaaaaagccttactatactatgtcgttttttgcgataaaaagccttactatactatgtcgttttttcgcgataaaaagccttactatactatgtcgttttttgcgataaaaagccttactatactatgtcgtttttttgcgaaaaaaagccttactatactatgtcgttttttggcgataaaaagccttactatactatgtcgtttttgcgataaaaagccttactatactatgtcgtttttttgcgaaaaagagccttactatactatgtcgttttttggcgataaaaagccgtactatactatgtcgttttttggcgataaaaagccttactatactatgtcgttttttgcgataaaaagccttactatactatgtcgttttttgcaataaaaagccttactatactatgtggtttttttgcgataaaaagccttactatactatgtggtttttttgcgataaaaagccttactatactatgtcgtttttttgcgaaaaaaagccttactatactatgtcgttttttgcaataaaaagccttactatactatgtcgttttttgggaaaaaaagccttactatactatgtcgtttttttgcgaaaaaaagccttactatactatgtcgtttttttgcgaaaaaaagccttactatactgtcgttttttggcgataaaaagccttactatagtatgtcgttttttggcgataaaaagccttactatactatgtcgtttttttgcgaaaaaagccttactatactatgtcgttttttgcgataaaaagccttactatactatgtcgttttttcgcgataaaaagccttactatactatgtcgttttttgcgataaaaagccttactatactatgtcgtttttttgcgaaaaaaagccttactatactatgtcgttttttggcgataaaaagccttactatactatgtcgtttttgcgataaaaagccttactatactatgtcgtttttttgcgaaaaagagccttactatactatgtcgttttttggcgataaaaagccgtactatactatgtcgtttttttgcgaaaaaagccttactatactatgtcgttttttgcgataaaaagccttactatactatgtcgttttttcgcgataaaaagccttactatactatgtcgttttttgcgataaaaagccttactatactatgtcgtttttttgcgaaaaaaagccttactatactatgtcgttttttggcgataaaaagccttactatactatgtcgtttttgcgataaaaagccttactatactatgtcgtttttttgcgaaaaagagccttactatactatgtcgttttttggcgataaaaagccgtactatactatgtcgttttttggcgataaaaagccttactatactatgtcgttttttgcgataaaaagccttactatactatgtcgttttttgcaataaaaagccttactatactatgtggtttttttgcgataaaaagccttactatactatgtggtttttttgcgataaaaagccttactatactatgtcgtttttttgcgaaaaaaagccttactatactatgtcgtttttttgcaaaaaaaagccttactatactatgtcgtttttttgcgaaaaaaagccttactatactatgtcgttttttggcgataaaaagccttactatactatgtcgttttttgcgataaaaagccttactatactatgtcgttttttgcaataaaaagccttactatactatgtcgttttttgcgataaaaagccttactatactatgtcgtttttttgcgaaaaaaagccttactatactatgtcgttttttgcaataaaaagccttactatactatgtcgtttttttgcgataaaaagccttactatactatgtcgtttttttgcgaaaaaaaagccttactatactatgtcgtttttttgcgataaaaagccttactattctatgtcgttttttgcgataaaaagccttactatactatgtcgtttttttgcgaaaaaaagccttactatactatgtcgtttttttgcgaaaaaaaagccttactatactatgtcgtttttttgcgataaaaagccttactatactatgtcgttttttggcaataaaaaagccttactatactatgtcgttttttgtgataaaaagccttactatactatgtcgttttttgtgataaaaagccttactatactatgtcgttttttggcgataaaaagccttactatactatgtcgtttttttgtgataaaagccttactatactttgtcgtttttttgcgataaaaagccttactatactatgtcgtttttttttgcgataaaaagccttactatactatgtcgtttttttgcgataaaaagccttactatactatgtcgttttttgcgataaaaagccttactatactatgtcgttttttgtgataaaaagccttactatactatgtcgttttttgtgataaaaagccttactatactatgtcgttttttgtgataaaaagccttactatactatgtcgtttttttgcgaaaaaaaagccttcctatactatgtcgttttttggcgataaatagccttactatactatgtcgttttttggcgataaaaagccttactatactatgtcgtttttttgcaataaaaagccttactatactatgtcgtttttttgcaataaaaagccttactatactatgtcgtttttttgcgataaaaagccttactatactatgtcgtttttttgcgataaaaagccttactatactatgtctttttttgtgataaaaagccttactatactatgtcgtttttttgcgaaaaaaagccttactatactatgtcgtttttttgcgataaaaagccttactattctatgtcgttttttgcgataaaaagccttactatactatgtcgtttttttgcgaaaaaaagccttactatactatgtcgtttttttgcgaaaaaaaagccttactatactatgtcgtttttttgcgataaaaagccttactatactatgtcgtttttttgcgataaaaagccttactatactatgtctttttttgtgataaaaagccttactatactatgtcgtttttttgcgaaaaaaagccttactatactatgtcgtttttttgcgaaaaaagccttactatactatgtcgttttttttgcgaaaaaagccttactatactatgtcgttttttgcgataaaaagccttactatactatgtcgtttttttgcaataaaaaagccttactatactatgtcgtttttttgcgataaaaagccttactatactatgtcgtttttttgcgaaaaaaaagccttactatactatgtcgtttttttgcgataaaaagccttactattctatgtcgttttttgcgataaaaagccttactatactatgtcgtttttttgcgaaaaaaagccttactatactatgtcgtttttttgcgaaaaaaaagccttactatactatgtcgtttttttgcgataaaaagccttactatactatgtcgttttttggcaataaaaaagccttactatactatgtcgtttttttgcgataaaaagccttactatactatgtcgttttttttgcgataaaaagccttactatactatgtctttttttgtgataaaaagccttactatactatgtcgttttttgcgataaaaagccttactatactatgtcgttttttgcaataaaaagccttactatactatgtcgtttttttgcgaaaaaagccttactatactatgtcgttttttttgcgaaaaaagccttactatactatgtcgttttttgcgataaaaagccttactatactatgtcgtttttttgcaataaaaaagccttactatactatgtcgtttttttgcgataaaaagccttactatactatgtcgtttttttgcgaaaaaaaaagccttactatactatgtcgtttttttgcgataaaaagccttactattctatgtcgtttttttgcgataaaaagccttactatactatgtcgttttttgtgataaaaagccttactatactatgtcgttttttgtgataaaaagccttactatactatgtcgttttttgtgataaaaagccttactatactatgtcgtttttttgcgaaaaaaaagccttcctatactatgtcgttttttggcgataaatagccttactatactatgtcgttttttggcgataaaaagccttactatactatgtcgtttttttgcaataaaaagccttactatactatgtcgtttttttgcaataaaaagccttactatactatgtcgtttttttgcgataaaaagccttactatactatgtcgtttttttgcgataaaaagccttactatactatgtctttttttgtgataaaaagccttactatactatgtcgtttttttgcgaaaaaaagccttactatactatgtcgtttttttgcgataaaaagccttactattctatgtcgttttttgcgataaaaagccttactatactatgtcgtttttttgcgaaaaaaagccttactatactatgtcgtttttttgcgaaaaaaaagccttactatactatgtcgtttttttgcgataaaaagccttactatactatgtcgtttttttgcgataaaaagccttactatactatgtctttttttgtgataaaaagccttactatactatgtcgtttttttgcgaaaaaaagccttactatactatgtcgtttttttgcgaaaaaagccttactatactatgtcgttttttttgcgaaaaaagccttactatactatgtcgttttttgcgataaaaagccttactatactatgtcgtttttttgcaataaaaaagccttactatactatgtcgtttttttgcgataaaaagccttactatactatgtcgtttttttgcgaaaaaaaagccttactatactatgtcgtttttttgcgataaaaagccttactattctatgtcgttttttgcgataaaaagccttactatactatgtcgtttttttgcgaaaaaaagccttactatactatgtcgtttttttgcgaaaaaaaagccttactatactatgtcgtttttttgcgataaaaagccttactatactatgtcgttttttggcaataaaaaagccttactatactatgtcgtttttttgcgataaaaagccttactatactatgtcgttttttttgcgataaaaagccttactatactatgtctttttttgtgataaaaagccttactatactatgtcgttttttgcgataaaaagccttactatactatgtcgttttttgcaataaaaagccttactatactatgtcgtttttttgcgaaaaaagccttactatactatgtcgttttttttgcgaaaaaagccttactatactatgtcgttttttgcgataaaaagccttactatactatgtcgtttttttgcaataaaaaagccttactatactatgtcgtttttttgcgataaaaagccttactatactatgtcgtttttttgcgaaaaaaaaagccttactatactatgtcgtttttttgcgataaaaagccttactattctatgtcgtttttttgcgataaaaagccttactatactatgtcgtttttttgcgaaaaaaagccttactatactatgtcgtttttttgcgaaaaaaaagccttactatactatgtcgtttttttgcgataaaaagccttactatactatgtcgttttttggcaataaaaaagccttactatactatgtcgttttttgtgataaaaagccttactatacaatgtcgttttttagcgaaaaaaagccttactatactatgtcgttttttttgcgaaaaaaagccttactatactatgtcgtttttttgcgataaaaagccttactatactatgtcgttttttgcgataaaaagccttactatactatgtcgtttttttgcgaaaaaaaagcctttctatacaatgtcgttttttttgcgaaaaaaagccttactatactatgtcgttttttttgcgaaaaaaagccttactatacaatgttgttttttgcgaataaaagccttactgtactatgtcgtttttgaagacaaaaagccttactatatatactatgtcgtttttgaagataaaaagccttactatactatgtcgttttgccttattatacattttttttaaaaaactaaaaagccttatacacaatattttttagaaCTAAAGACGCCTCACTGTATAAAATAAGGACctgaaaacaaatgaagaaGGGAGCAGACTTACTTGGGGTTAATGAGGCAGTAGACGGAGCTGACGTTGGTGATTTCAAAAGCACAATTCCTGTTGGTGCTGAGGGTCGCCGACAAGGCTTCTGCGGTCTTCATATTGTctaccacaacaacaacaaaaatacataaataaaacacaaatccaCCACAACAAATCCATATGTCTTGTGTAAAAGCAAAATATTCCAAACTTACAACCTTTGCCATCTTTCTCACACACCGTTATGTACGATTACCTTTATTTTTGGTCGAATCGGCCGGTTTGTCCAAAAACAGTGGTGTCGTTTTCACCCAACttgaagaggaagaagacaaGTTAGATGACGAGACTGAGGACAAAGACGAATAGGAGGTGGAGGAAAAGTAGCAGCTATTACAAGTGCAGGCGTGTTCAACACGCCCTTCGGGTCAAAAAAGTCCCCATTTGAAAGTGATCCAAAAAAGACAGAAGAATGACCATATCTATTGATATTTaactatagttttttttgtagaaatctAGAGCAAAAAAAGGTATCAT
Coding sequences within it:
- the LOC144208490 gene encoding uncharacterized protein LOC144208490 — protein: MKTAEALSATLSTNRNCAFEITNVSSVYCLINPKVYMSSGFCHHPPQPTVRSGQTELCSFEKDDHTATGAVGLLTYDLFHMQSRACSHRMAVMFSVPYDRNLYKNKLAVGILATALACDDKTYQRMYDGKDTSDFTRADASGSGLVFGTQQVDVRATMSTVGKAIIKVEFYDQLSR